Proteins encoded in a region of the Puntigrus tetrazona isolate hp1 chromosome 12, ASM1883169v1, whole genome shotgun sequence genome:
- the mrtfab gene encoding LOW QUALITY PROTEIN: myocardin related transcription factor Ab (The sequence of the model RefSeq protein was modified relative to this genomic sequence to represent the inferred CDS: inserted 1 base in 1 codon) yields MVSAVGTGSVPSPQSEAVTSELQELSLQSVPSLLPLKERKNVLQLKLQQRRTREELVSQGIMPPLKSPAAFHEQRRSLERARTEDYLKRKIRSRPERSELVRMHILEETSAEPSLQAKQLKLKRARLADDLNDKISHRPGPIELVHKNILPVHTLIGTESPKGESSSLDEDSSDALSPDPPCSQDSPLGLAPQHSPTDMMKLNRDHSPTQFLTQAPPPPLIASDASPQNLTSETNMTNSSRPPTGHAKQSKSSTDRISQRSKKPKDNKPKVKKLKYHQYIPPDQKNDREPPPQLDSSYAKILHQQQLFLQLQIINQQQQHYNYHTILPAPPKLPAEKQQPSTNPGPSPSQTISTCSTFSSNQNGPNRQSQPTVGGAKPSTLPANLDEFKVAELKHELKLRGLTVSGTKNDLIERLKNYQEQNSGASSTGAAATKTVPAHLPQVSVQSSGAAPHQAPKDTVVSMSAFPVAATTRVHSTTPPQIMRLGSTSSSPPVSPTPSDRSLAGLSPDETSCNGDVFGEMVTSPLTQLSLHPSPDHPSPIKEESHGQMQASCSLSQQGPLLSAQPHDPSPLAASGSAVSPLDKDQMLQEKDKQIEELTRMLRQKQRLVETLRSQLEQGKRGAAAEVTDTTGNAEMPLLSNGVEVKVKEEIKDEMDTTEDLQKQVRPQKKIQTQCSQQTLLKLQQIHRLQVQQQMLVDLPNVQQQKTQLLQPQKQQLQADPAKLQQEQGKTQVLLLQQQKTQLLQQQQKAQSLQQQKAQLLQQQKVQLLQQQLQQQQKTQLQQQKKTQLLQQQQQQQKLQQLIIQQRQQKQLQNNQKKQQKPQNQPQQQLQTPQVSQVFVNQQSSTQITTSFPLDLLKAHPTPTLVTDSNGNRYLIALTSNSVDSLIGKSPQSKSNGRITLQRLQSTPTKLPSQSSTDMASSANQSQTVKEPITKVQKVGLHLETTSVKESSQPVSAPPSFEPFFCEESNPLSKPSSPPSFKEDICPSFDRHTLFTPSSPKLNPHPPQRFKDNISNNQQIDDLFEILIKSGEISSGFKASQDPSLSDLHSSPPTPSPPPSPLHLSPPTHHPTPPLPSSSQTPRTXPCSGTGRLEDFLESTTGAPLLGVEPDGPLTLIDDLHNQMLSTSSILDHPPSPMDTSDLSFSPHPASLDFEDPTLDGMDWLDIPVVGGGSNSNGGGMVLAPLNSHTPPSVFSADFLDSSDLQLHWDSCL; encoded by the exons ATGGTGTCTGCCGTGGGGACCGGCTCTGTGCCCAGTCCTCAGAGCGAGGCGGTGACCAGTGAGCTGCAGGAACTCTCTCTGCAGTCTGTACCAAGCTTACTGCCCCTGAAAGAACGCAAGAATG TTCTTCAGCTCAAACTACAACAGAGAAGGACGCGAGAGGAGCTGGTCAGCCAAGGAATCATGCCTC CACTGAAGAGTCCTGCTGCCTTTCACGAACAGAGGAGAAGTCTGGAGAGAGCACGC ACTGAGGATTACCTGAAGAGGAAGATCAGGAGTCGGCCAGAGAGATCCGAACTGGTCAGGATGCACATCCTCGAAG AGACCTCAGCCGAGCCCTCACTGCAGGCCAAGCAGCTGAAGCTGAAGAGAGCCCGATTAGCAGATGATCTCAACGATAAAATCTCCCACCGCCCTGGTCCCATTGAGCTCGTCCACAAGAACATCCTCCCTGTGCACACGCTCATTG GTACAGAGTCTCCAAAGGGTGAGAGCTCCTCATTGGACGAGGACAGTAGTGATGCACTGTCACCAGATCCCCCGTGCAGTCAGGACTCTCCGTTGGGACTTGCCCCTCAACACTCCCCCACTGATATGATGAAACTGAACAGAGATCACTCACCCACCCAG TTCCTCACTCAGGCCCCACCTCCTCCTCTTATTGCCTCTGACGCCTCACCACAGAATCTAACCAGTGAAACAAACATGACAAACTCTTCCCGTCCACCAACGGGACATGCAAAG CAGTCCAAGTCCAGCACAGATCGGATATCTCAACGATCCAAGAAACCCAAAGATAACAAGCCCAAAGTAAAGAAACTTAAATATCACCAGTATATCCCACCTGACCAGAAGAATGACCGGGAGCCTCCTCCTCAACTGGACTCCTCGTACGCTAAAATTCTACACCAACAGCAGCTTTTTCTTCAGCTTCAGATCATCAATCAGCAACAGCAGCACTACAACTACCACACTATCTTACCCGCACCTCCAAA ACTTCCTGCTGAAAAGCAGCAACCATCCACCAATCCAGGCCCCTCTCCTTCCCAGACTATTTCCACATGCTCTACATTCTCCTCCAATCAGAATGGGCCCAATCGTCAGAGTCAGCCTACAGTGGGAGGAGCTAAGCCCAGCACTTTGCCTGCAAACCTGGATGAATTCAAA GTTGCTGAACTTAAACATGAGCTCAAATTGAGGGGGCTGACAGTATCAGGCACCAAGAATGATCTCATCGAACGACTGAAGAACTACCAGGAGCAGAACAGTGGTGCATCATCCACAGGTGCTGCAGCTACGAAAACAGTCCCTGCTCATTTACCACAGGTGTCAGTACAGTCGTCGGGTGCCGCCCCACATCAAGCTCCGAAGGATACGGTTGTTTCGATGTCAGCTTTTCCTGTCGCGGCTACCACAAGGGTCCACAGTACAACTCCACCTCAAATCATGCGCCTCGGCAGCACTAGCTCCTCTCCTCCGGTGTCTCCTACCCCTTCCGACCGCTCTCTGGCTGGATTGAGTCCGGATGAAACCAGCTGCAATGGGGATGTGTTTGGAGAAATG GTTACCTCACCTCTCACCCAGCTCAGCCTGCACCCATCTCCAGACCACCCATCCCCAATTAAAGAGGAGTCTCATGGGCAGATGCAGGCCTCCTGTAGCCTTTCTCAACAGGGTCCATTGCTATCCGCACAGCCTCACGATCCAAGTCCCTTGGCAGCATCAGGATCTGCTGTGTCTCCTCTGGACAAAGACCAAATGCTTCAAGAGAAGGACAAGCAGATCGAGGAGTTGACACGCATGCTAAGGCAGAAGCAGAGGCTGGTGGAGACCCTGCGCTCTCAGCTGGAGCAGGGTAAGCGTGGAGCAGCCGCAGAAGTTACCGACACCACAGGTAATGCTGAAATGCCACTGCTGTCTAACGGAGTGGAAGTGAAGGTAAAGGAAGAGATTAAGGATGAAATGGACACAACGGAGGACCTGCAGAAGCAAGTCCGGCCCCAGAAGAAGATCCAGACGCAGTGTTCTCAGCAGACTCTGCTCAAACTGCAGCAGATTCATCGGCTGCAGGTGCAGCAGCAGATGCTGGTAGACCTACCAAATGTACAGCAACAGAAGACACAGTTACTGCAACCGCAAAAACAACAGCTCCAAGCTGACCCAGCGAAACTGCAGCAAGAACAAGGAAAAACACAGGTGTTGCTGTTGCAGCAGCAGAAGACGCAGCTACTGCAACAGCAGCAGAAAGCCCAATCACTGCAGCAGCAGAAGGCTCAGCTGCTGCAGCAGCAGAAGGTACAGTTGCTACAACAGCAACTACAACAGCAGCAGAAAACCCAGTTGCAGCAGCAAAAGAAGACACAGTTactacagcagcagcagcagcagcaaaagTTGCAGCAGCTCATCATCCAGCAGAGGCAGCAAAAACAGCTACAAAACAATCAGAAAAAGCAGCAGAAGCCTCAAAATCAGCCACAGCAGCAGTTGCAGACTCCACAG gtTTCACAGGTATTTGTCAACCAACAGTCTAGCACTCAGATTACTACGTCTTTCCCACTGGATCTCCTGAAAGCTCATCCAACACCCACCTTGGTCACCGACAGCAATGGCAACCGTTATCTGATTGCACTCACCAGTAATAGTGTTGATAGCCTTATTGGAAAGTCACCTCAGAGCAAATCCAATGGACGCATCACTCTACAG AGATTGCAGTCAACTCCTACTAAGCTCCCTAGCCAGTCGTCTACTGATATGGCTAGTTCTGCCAACCAATCACAGACTGTCAAAGAACCCATCACTAAA GTTCAGAAAGTAGGCCTCCACTTGGAAACTACCAGTGTTAAAGAGTCAAGCCAACCAGTGTCTGCACCACCTAGCTTTGAGCCCTTCTTCTGTGAGGAATCCAACCCACTGAGTAAACCCTCCTCACCTCCTTCATTTAAG GAGGACATTTGCCCAAGTTTTGATCGACACACTTTATTTACCCCTTCCTCCCCAAAGCTGAACCCTCACCCTCCTCAGCGTTTCAAA GATAATATCTCAAACAACCAGCAAATAGATGATCTGTTTGAAATCCTGATCAAGAGTGGAG AAATTTCATCTGGATTTAAAGCCAGTCAAGACCCCTCCCTGTCTGACCTCCACTCCAGTCCACCAACTCCATCTCCACCACCTTCTCCGCTCCACCTCTCACCACCCACACATCACCCCACCCCGCCCCTTCCCAGCAGCTCCCAGACACCCAGGA GGCCTTGCTCTGGAACCGGCCGCCTGGAGGACTTCCTGGAGAGCACCACCGGTGCTCCTCTTCTTGGCGTGGAGCCGGACGGCCCATTGACATTAATTGATGACCTCCACAATCAAATGCTGAGCACTTCCAGTATTCTGGACCACCCCCCATCTCCAATGGACACCAGTGACCTGAGCTTCTCACCCCACCCCGCCAGCCTGGACTTTGAAGACCCCACCTTGGATGGCATGGATTGGCTGGACATACCCGTGGTAGGAGGGGGCAGTAATTCTAACGGTGGGGGTATGGTTCTTGCCCCTCTGAACTCACACACCCCACCCAGTGTATTTTCCGCAGACTTTTTGGACAGTTCGGATCTGCAGCTCCACTGGGACTCATGTTTGTAG